A region from the Sphaerodactylus townsendi isolate TG3544 linkage group LG01, MPM_Stown_v2.3, whole genome shotgun sequence genome encodes:
- the TDRD6 gene encoding tudor domain-containing protein 6, producing MCSALPTPGASVKLRVAYVEVRPGSPVARLWGVPGEWREQYRRLREDIQAAPGPRLAGEAGGLSVGELGLVEVCGRWLRCRVVGPPPGPGRPQCRVFLLDEGRTVCAGARYLARGRQEFFHLPSEVLGCILADLVPLGSFGAQASSSSSSSSGEPRVSQGLSFAWTSGAVEFLDCLQGKEVSGLVREVLIPQRLVVLELPWLLAQMHHLGLACQISPAAFRALLNASLGGGGAALPEQASLAAPPPPPPPPQVPVPAVATSAQGQLNTGSLEYFYPKLELNMTESVLVTQICDPHRIYCQLRSLSKEICRLSEAMSQAFKGAGGEDLQDALPTLGSPCAARGIDGRWYRALLLEICPGGGPEEQPGAVAQVICVDYGRKEFVTKRNLRRLPIECFRMPVVTYLCSLQGITDGGCGWTHSQISELKTLLLGKAVQANIEAYSAFEHVYYVTLFREEGFNLNCLFGVQARCLTQRFVHSHQGSPSDVVAEQEGIDAPAKKEPLGALATLTAASLSSVCLKVGECHKAQVSFLRDPTQFSMCLQEYHQSLCHLKQNLQDFYSQSKKLEGILLEPQPGSLCCALLKENSYHRAIVNSVQEQGIEVYLVDRGNVEIVDLYKVKELLPQFRELPALALRCALVNPSSGQPWSSGSVDYFKKAVLNKELVVQVLGKQGDIYIVELFDHSLSGEKSLAKIMSQGKYAKHEDNAVLETVQKRSDMPLRRGTKEQVTIHNPVRLTSGKDDHLAPCLISALSAKYQAAGDFCSLPSETFPKEDSRAVPSGSPRLTQAYSEIQPGLSCEGQLEVGSTVDVIVSYIESPSLFWCQLAKTSHDLRLLMADIQHYCAHSAQPHDWPNPVCLAKYSEDGKWYRALIVHAGHPTEKVEVIYVDYGNKEHVSLKNLRSISTVFLKLRAQAFRCSLYNLIQPNNNDPFIWDEKATESFQEFVDSASKMELKCTIFALAALNNTYLLNVVDLITPFESASHFLTRKGLARPVEPEKPLTSSIQLLSYCYSAHDIKIGSEEMIYVTHINDPCLFYCQLARRSHLLERLTNSINKLSKMGHSRKSLPVRGELYLAKYTDGCWYRAILASGGSTEEVFFVDFGNTESLSKEDLILIPRDAYEILLLPMQAIKCSLSDIADAPKETIAQFEKAVLDKPLKAVIVAKEPDGKLVVELYADKMQINAKLKEGLGLQGSKGWVRSAENRETGSVARRPVFTGVDHSTPNIKRCMSKNLESCGGNSPSLCREAEPFQQKTKPVVKMTQSPFPVERCNQTDLVADKSGPCFPLEKREEKADSLKTRHQNETCINPSLKKMCDLPLKNISPGFKTLVYVSHTNNPSDFYVQLVEDEPLIDSISEKQNQSGIVENLSGQQLHVGDLICAVFPEDGLWYRAVVQRQSSDELVSVQYIDYGNTAVVNICKTCRLLEECALFPAMAIPCSLGGVKTTGHSEWTEEAVLCFSQSTGEIEMNCEFVEQLEGKWEIILCDGEGNVTADLVISHLLCKKSVSAEASDKNETEVVMTSLSEIISEKPSEPSGVQDAKSFFWKTPGVGQTVKAFARATRSPGHFWCHFPDLDDIHSIEKKLQDAKKPAACNIADIKIGHACLAKGSKDFYRAVVISVEENTLRVAHIDYGTEELSSREMLRPISDELLLLPPQAFLCCLFGFKSSEGSWVEGTNDFFNKIVDSLLDVTVMEILCSKPFEIPLFVVNLKSQSGSINIQMKPFWKPNTELSGSTVANSLSLERQNKDTKEQDFEVVVCETGMSACTDTRELEDSLCASVPFWPTGNCSASTRNVGFCQSEGNECPTRHHPATFEVPDIGEQPAIPEVPENELDCSVPERESDGKMFVVSCSETQLATSIETEASGQNSFKAQEEARGQKKTTQLDPFEVELLLSAEKDSSDSVQLEVPFSSNNEQLLPELEVLRLNYFSCEEMGESSKLDLVEVPCVERELEQSPLLTVEVDRWLPCGQEKPLEPLVSSTPLLLSPEIKELSLLPAALSPTVPESQPSLSGGALNPQAECYMGEEIGLCEIEQATPVPDSVREKVVLEESSEQIKARLVMCGCFEESNHELANKDSASRLLAGEQAETSRQSAEKNETPYELKGFDAGSKCLVGTGKHEHEAQILGSSAEDTKMLFDGTGTSLSLSKSSSAGEDEENIFTISGVKEEMGGSDDSVDPLRLMDQQE from the exons ATGTGCTCCGCGCTGCCCACGCCGGGCGCCTCGGTGAAGCTGCGCGTGGCCTACGTGGAGGTGCGCCCGGGGTCGCCGGTGGCGCGGCTGTGGGGCGTGCCGGGCGAGTGGCGGGAGCAGTACCGGCGGCTGCGCGAGGACATCCAGGCGGCGCCGGGCCCGCGCTTGGCGGGCGAGGCGGGCGGCCTGTCGGTGGGCGAGCTGGGCCTGGTGGAGGTGTGCGGGCGCTGGCTGCGCTGCCGCGTGGTGGGCCCCCCGCCGGGCCCCGGCCGCCCCCAGTGCCGCGTCTTCCTGCTCGACGAGGGCCGCACGGTCTGCGCAGGCGCCCGCTACCTGGCCCGCGGCCGCCAGGAGTTCTTCCACCTGCCCTCCGAGGTGCTGGGCTGCATCCTGGCCGACCTGGTGCCGCTGGGCAGCTTCGGCGcccaggcctcctcctcctcctcctcctcctcgggcgAGCCCCGGGTGAGCCAGGGCCTCAGCTTCGCCTGGACCTCCGGGGCCGTCGAGTTCCTGGACTGCCTGCAAGGCAAAGAAGTCTCCGGCCTGGTGCGGGAGGTGCTGATCCCGCAGCGGCTGGTGGTCCTGGAGCTGCCCTGGCTGCTGGCCCAGATGCACCACCTGGGCCTGGCCTGCCAGATCTCCCCAGCCGCATTCCGGGCTCTGCTGAACGCCTCgctgggcggcggcggcgctgcccTACCGGAGCAGGCTTCGTTGGcagcgccgcctcctcctcctcctcctccgcaggTGCCTGTTCCTGCCGTGGCCACTTCTGCCCAAGGCCAGCTCAACACCGGCTCCCTGGAGTACTTCTACCCCAAGTTGGAGTTGAACATGACTGAGTCGGTGCTGGTGACCCAGATCTGCGACCCCCACCGGATCTACTGCCAGCTGCGCAGCCTCTCCAAAGAGATCTGCCGCCTGTCTGAGGCCATGAGCCAAGCCTTCAAGGGGGCTGGAGGAGAAGACCTACAAGATGCCTTGCCCACCTTGGGCTCCCCTTGTGCTGCCCGGGGCATAGACGGACGCTGGTACCGAGCTCTGCTTCTTGAGATCTGTCCTGGGGGTGGTCCAGAAGAGCAGCCTGGGGCAGTTGCCCAGGTGATCTGTGTGGACTATGGCAGGAAGGAGTTTGTGACCAAGAGGAACCTGCGTCGCTTGCCAATAGAGTGTTTCCGCATGCCGGTGGTGACCTACCTCTGCTCGCTACAGGGGATCACAgatggaggctgtggctggacCCATTCACAGATCAGTGAGCTGAAGACCTTGCTGCTGGGCAAGGCAGTTCAAGCCAACATTGAAGCTTATAGTGCCTTTGAGCATGTGTATTACGTGACTCTTTTCAGGGAAGAAGGCTTCAACCTCAACTGCCTTTTTGGAGTACAGGCACGCTGCCTGACCCAGAGATTTGTGCACAGTCATCAGGGATCCCCTTCTGACGTAGTGGCTGAACAGGAAGGGATTGATGCCCCCGCTAAGAAGGAGCCACTAGGAGCACTGGCCACGCTTACTGCTGCCTCCCTGTCTAGTGTATGCCTGAAAGTAGGTGAGTGCCACAAAGCCCAAGTGTCATTCCTCAGAGATCCCACACAGTTTTCCATGTGCCTCCAGGAGTATCATCAGTCTCTTTGTCACTTGAAACAAAACTTACAAGACTTCTATTCCCAAAGCAAAAAACTGGAGGGTATTCTCCTTGAGCCCCAGCCAGGTTCCTTGTGCTGTGCATTGTTGAAGGAGAACTCTTACCACCGTGCCATTGTCAACAGTGTGCAGGAGCAAGGCATTGAAGTATATCTGGTTGACAGGGGGAATGTGGAAATAGTTGACCTGTATAAAGTGAAGGAGCTGCTTCCTCAGTTCAGAGAACTTCCTGCCCTGGCACTCAGATGTGCCTTGGTTAATCCTTCCTCGGGTCAGCCTTGGAGTTCAGGCTCTGTAGACTATTTCAAGAAAGCTGTGTTGAACAAGGAACTGGTCGTACAGGTCTTGGGCAAGCAAGGGGACATTTACATAGTTGAGCTTTTTGATCATTCTCTCTCAGGAGAAAAGAGCTTAGCCAAAATCATGTCGCAGGGGAAATATGCCAAGCATGAAGACAATGCAGTTTTGGAGACCGTCCAGAAACGTTCAGATATGCCTCTAAGAAGAGGTACTAAAGAACAGGTGACAATTCACAATCCTGTGAGATTGACCTCTGGAAAAGATGATCACCTAGCCCCCTGCTTGATTTCAGCTTTGTCGGCCAAATACCAGGCAGCTGGAGATTTTTGCTCTTTGCCcagtgaaacatttccaaaagaaGACTCTAGGGCTGTCCCAAGTGGTTCGCCCCGACTTACACAAGCCTACTCTGAAATACAGCCAGGATTATCTTGTGAAGGGCAGTTAGAAGTTGGAAGTACAGTAGATGTCATAGTATCTTACATTGAAAGTCCTAGTCTCTTTTGGTGTCAGTTAGCTAAAACCTCCCACGATCTGAGGTTGCTTATGGCTGATATTCAGCATTACTGTGCTCATTCAGCACAGCCCCATGACTGGCCTAACCCTGTGTGTTTGGCTAAGTATTCAGAAGATGGGAAGTGGTACAGAGCTCTTATTGTTCATGCTGGCCATCCTACAGAAAAGGTAGAAGTGATTTATGTTGACTATGGAAATAAAGAGCATGTTTCTCTAAAGAACCTCCGTTCAATTAGCACTGTGTTTCTCAAGCTGAGGGCCCAGGCTTTCCGATGTAGCCTTTACAATTTAATTCAACCAAATAATAATGATCCTTTTATTTGGGATGAAAAGGCTACTGAAtcttttcaggaatttgttgATTCAGCAAGCAAAATGGAACTGAAATGTACTATATTTGCTTTGGCAGCATTAAATAATACATACCTCCTGAACGTTGTAGACTTAATCACGCCTTTTGAAAGCGCAAGCCATTTTCTAACAAGGAAAGGTTTAGCCAGACCTGTAGAGCCGGAGAAACCATTGACATCATCGATTCAGCTGCTTTCTTACTGTTATTCAGCGCATGACATCAAAATAGGAAGTGAAGAGATGATCTATGTCACGCACATTAACGATCCGTGTCTCTTCTACTGCCAGCTTGCCAGAAGGTCACATCTACTTGAACGCTTAACAAATAGCATTAATAAACTCAGCAAAATGGGACATAGTCGGAAATCGTTGCCGGTCCGTGGAGAATTGTATCTTGCAAAGTATACTGATGGCTGCTGGTACAGGGCAATACTGGCTAGTGGAGGTTCTACTGAAGAAGTCTTCTTTGTGGATTTTGGGAATACTGAGTCACTGTCAAAAGAAGATCTGATTTTAATACCCAGAGATGCCTATGAGATACTGCTTTTGCCAATGCAAGCCATAAAATGTTCACTATCTGATATTGCTGATGCACCTAAAGAAACCATTGCACAGTTTGAAAAGGCCGTGCTAGATAAGCCCTTAAAAGCTGTAATTGTAGCAAAAGAGCCTGATGGAAAACTGGTAGTTGAATTATATGCTGACAAAATGCAAATCAATGCGAAACTGAAGGAAGGCTTAGGTTTGCAAGGCAGCAAAGGATGGGTCAGATCAGCAGAAAATAGGGAAACGGGCAGCGTAGCAAGAAGGCCAGTCTTTACAGGTGTTGACCATTCTACTCCAAATATTAAGAGATGCATGTCTAAAAATCTGGAATCCTGTGGCGGTAACAGTCCCTCTTTGTGCAGAGAAGCGGAACCCTTTCAGCAGAAAACAAAGCCAGTAGTGAAGATGACACAGTCTCCTTTTCCAGTAGAAAGATGTAACCAAACTGACCTTGTGGCAGATAAGAGTGGACCCTGTTTCCCCCttgaaaagagagaagagaaagctgACAGCTTGAAAACCAGACATCAAAATGAGACTTGCATAAATCCTTCACTTAAGAAAATGTGTGATTTACCTCTGAAAAATATAAGCCCTGGTTTTAAAACCTTAGTGTATGTTTCTCATACAAATAATCCTTCTGACTTTTATGTTCAGCTAGTAGAAGATGAGCCCTTGATTGACAGTATTTCAGAGAAGCAAAACCAGTCTGGAATAGTTGAGAACCTAAGTGGACAGCAGCTTCATGTAGGAGATTTAATATGTGCTGTTTTCCCGGAAGACGGCTTGTGGTATAGAGCTGTTGTCCAAAGGCAATCGTCAGATGAGTTGGTCAGCGTACAGTATATTGATTATGGTAATACCGCAGTAGTTAATATTTGCAAAACGTGTAGACTCCTGGAAGAGTGTGCACTGTTTCCAGCAATGGCCATTCCTTGCTCATTGGGAGGAGTTAAGACCACAGGTCACTCAGAGTGGACAGAGGAAGCAGTGCTGTGCTTCTCTCAGAGCACGGGTGAAATCGAGATGAACTGTGAATTTGTGGAACAACTTGAAGGCAAATGGGAAATTATTCTGTGTGACGGAGAAGGTAATGTGACAGCAGATTTAGTTATTAGTCATCTTTTGTGCAAAAAATCTGTTTCAGCAGAGGCATCTGACAAAAATGAAACTGAGGTTGTCATGACAAGTTTGAGTGAAATTATTTCTGAAAAGCCTAGCGAACCCTCAGGTGTACAGGATGCCAAATCATTTTTCTGGAAGACACCTGGAGTTGGTcaaactgtgaaagcctttgcaaGAGCCACAAGAAGCCCAGGACATTTCTGGTGTCACTTTCCTGATCTTGATGACATCCATTCCATTGAAAAGAAGCTCCAGGATGCTAAGAAACCGGCTGCTTGCAACATAGCTGATATTAAAATTGGTCACGCTTGTCTAGCAAAAGGTTCTAAGGATTTTTACCGAGCAGTAGTTATCAGTGTGGAAGAGAACACCTTGAGAGTTGCTCATATTGATTATGGAACTGAGGAACTCTCCAGCCGAGAGATGTTAAGACCGATTTCTGATGAGCTATTATTGCTACCTCCGCAAGCATTTCTATGTTGTCTGTTTGGATTTAAGTCTTCTGAGGGGTCATGGGTAGAAGGAACAAATGATTTCTTCAATAAAATAGTGGATTCTTTACTAGATGTTACAGTCATGGAAATACTGTGCAGTAAGCCTTTTGAAATTCCCTTATTTGTTGTTAATTTGAAAAGTCAAAGCGGAAGCatcaatatacaaatgaaacctttTTGGAAGCCTAACACTGAACTCAGTGGCTCAACTGTGGCTAACAGCCTCAGTCTCGAACGACAGAACAAAGACACGAAGGAGCAAGACTTTGAAGTTGTAGTCTGTGAAACGGGAATGTCTGCTTGCACCGATACCAGGGAATTAGAGGATTCGTTATGTGCTTCAGTGCCTTTTTGGCCAACAGGAAACTGTTCCGCATCTACCAGAAATGTGGGCTTTTGTCAAAGTGAAGGAAATGAATGTCCAACCAGGCACCACCCAGCCACTTTTGAGGTTCCTGATATAGGGGAGCAACCAGCTATACCTGAAGTGCCTGAAAATGAACTGGACTGTTCTGTCCCTGAGAGAGAAAGTGATGGCAAGATGTTTGTTGTAAGTTGTTCTGAAACTCAGCTTGCAACAAGTATTGAAACTGAAGCGTCAGGACAGAATTCCTTCAAAGCCCAAGAGGAGGCCAGAGGCCAAAAGAAAACCACACAACTGGATCCATTTGAAGTGGAGTTGCTGTTGAGTGCTGAAAAAGACTCTTCAGACTCAGTGCAATTAGAAGTGCCTTTCTCCTCTAATAAcgagcagctgctgccagagctGGAAGTTCTTCGTTTGAATTACTTCTCATGTGAAGAAATGGGAGAGAGCTCCAAACTGGACTTGGTTGAAGTGCCCTGTGTGGAAAGAGAGTTGGAACAGAGTCCTTTGCTAACAGTTGAAGTGGACCGTTGGCTCCCCTGCGGTCAGGAGAAGCCGCTAGAGCCACTGGTCTCTTCAACACCACTTTTGCTATCTCCTGAAATCAAGGAGCTGTCCTTACTGCCTGCTGCACTCTCTCCCACGGTCCCGGAGAGCCAGCCATCCCTTTCAGGAGGCGCATTAAATCCACAAGCCGAATGTTACATGGGAGAGGAGATAGGTCTGTGTGAAATCGAACAGGCTACCCCAGTGCCAGACAGCGTCAGAGAGAAAGTTGTGTTGGAGGAAAGCTCTGAACAAATCAAGGCGAGGCTCGTCATGTGCGGATGTTTTGAAGAAAGCAACCACGAGTTGGCCAACAAGGATTCTGCAAGTAGGCTTCTAGCAGGAGAGCAAGCTGAAACTTCACGTCAGAGTGCAG aaaaaaatgaaactccTTACGAGTTGAAAGGATTTGATGCTGGATCCAAATGCCTGGTGGGGACAGGTAAACATGAGCATGAGGCTCAGATCTTGGGCTCTTCTGCTGAAGATACAAAG ATGTTGTTTGATGGAACGGGTACCTCACTTTCGTTGTCAAAAAGTAGTTCAGCAGGTGAAGATGAGGAGAACATCTTTACAATTTCAG